TAATGAGTTAACCAGTTTTTCTTTATGGATGGTGTTGTCAAATTGTTCAAAATCACCACTTTGCCAGTAAGTATCAAATGTTTTTTGAAACTTAGAGATAATATGTCCCACCTCTTTAGTCGTAATTTTTAAATTCCACTCCAACCCATCGGTAAGGGCTGTCCTTGAAAAATTTGATGAACCAATGTATGCAGTATGAAACCCTGTATTTCTCTTGAAAAGGTATGCCTTAGCATGAAGTCTTTCATTACCTGTGTTGTATGAAATTTTTACTTGGGTATTTGGGAGTTCTGAAAGTAGTTGAATTGCCTTATAATCTGAAGCACCCATGTAGGTAGTAGTAATTACCCTGAGTTTCCCTCCCTTTCGAGTAAACTCTTTAAGTTCCTTTAGAAGTATTATTATTCCCTTAAATTTTATAAATGAAACTAGTAAATCAATTTCATTAGATGATAGAATTTCCTTTTTGAGTTCACTTTCTAACGATAACCCAGCATTCCCCCCCGTAAATAACTCGCTATGGGTAAGTCTTGTGTATGGAGTGATTTCTTTTAGGTGTAAATCCAGATTTGAGTAATCAGAATCAATTTTTGAAAATATTGCTTTCAAAATTTCTCCCTCTATTACAACTAAGTCGTTTTCAAACTCTTCATTTTCTAATTCTTTTTTTAGAAGTAGAATGATTTTATTGGCAATTTCGATTTGTAACGTAATTGAATTATCACCCTTAATATAATCCAAGGCGTACTTTATCGTTTGTGATAAATGTTTTGATAAAATAGTCGAAGCCTCCTCTTTGTCTAATTTGCTGGTTTTAATGAAAAAGCTGCTTTTAACAACATTGTTTAATTGATGTTTTACCAATTTTGTAACAATCTCTTCGTAAATTCCTTCAATCATATCTTCAAATACTCTTTAACTATTGGTACATCAGCTTCGGCCCAATTCAATTTTAGAAGGTCTTTTTTTTGCAACCATAGGAATTTTTTATGTTCCGCTAATTTCAGTTCACCTCCCTTATGTACAGCAAGAAATGGGATAAGTTGAATTGATCTTTTGGGGTACTTATAAACACAAGGACTTAGTCTTTTCAATACTGTTATATCTATGTTTAGCTCTTCTTTTATTTCTCTGATTATACAAGCCCGCTCACTCTCATTTGGTTCAATTTTTCCACCAGGAAATTCCCATTTATTTGGCAAGCTCATATTTTCGCTTCGCTGAACCACAAGAACTTTGTTGTTGGCTTCGATAAGAGCACAGGTTACCCGAATCATATAAGGTTTTATTGAGTTGTATGTGAAGGTTATACCCTTGGAAATTATTAGGTTTAATGTGTTAAAATAGCAAAAACATGAATTCCAAATCTCTATCAATAAATTTTAATTGAATTTGATTGAAATTAATCATTAATAATAAGTCCTGATTTTATTGGGAATGATTAGGTAAATCAAAATTTATTATCATCTTCCTTCCACGTTCTCCCCCCCCTCTACAACCTCTCCTTAATAGTATCTTCTAATTCTTGGTCTATTACTTGACCGTAACCGCTTTGTTGATAAGTGATTTTACCGGTTTTGTCTATCAGGTAAAAGGTGGGGTAGGCCGAAACATTATACTGGGCAGCTACCTTATTGGCGCCAAATAGACTTAGATGTTTAACTTCTCGCTTGGTTAGGAAATTGCGCATGTCATCGTTCTTAATATCATCGAAGGGGTTGATGCCTAAAATTACCAGACCCTTTTCCGCATACTTATGATGTAGGTCGTTTAAAAGGGGCAGAGCTTTCATACAGGGATGGCAACTTTTATAAAAGAAGTCTAACAACACAACTTTTCCCTTGTAGTCGTCAAGAGAAATACTATCTCCATCAATGGAGATGAGCGTAAAATTTGGTGCTGGAGTATTATTGGCTAATAGAGGCGGAGATTTGTACGGTTGATAGTCTTTAAGGTAAACATGGGAGGGAAGCGCAGCGGGACTAATCGCCTTTATTTTTGAGCTGTCGTTTATTGAATAATTTAGTAATTCCTTTCGGTTGTACTGGTACATGGTGTCTCCATCCATTTCACCATCTATGGCGTCGGCGTACGCAAGGGGTATAAAATCTTTCTTGGATATCCAGAAATCCTGCTCGATTCTTAAAAATTGGAATGAGTCGGTAGTGTCGTTCTCCGGTTTGGTGGTTACTCTAATTTGGTAGCATTCTCTTCCGTTTATTACCGTTTCTCCCACTAATTGAAAGGTTTTGCGGGGATTCTTTAAAATGCTATCGTGGGGTATAGGATAGCTATTCCGTTCGGTAAAAGGTTCGTAGAAGGTATGGTTGTGACGGAATTTAATGATGTCTTCAGCCCACTGCTGTTTGTTCATAATAATACCAGTGTCCTTGTCCCCAAAGTAGGAGACGAATTCATTTCCGGTATACATAACGTCCCAGGTATTACCATTTTCAAAGGATTTGGTGTAATGGAATGCGGAGCTATATAGGCTGTCGTCCTTCAGTTTTTTGAAAACGCAATCGTATTCAAACTTATTCGTATCAGATTGGCTCATAAACTTTACGTATTCAACCATTTCATAGGTTCCCGCCTGTATGCTTTGGCATTTTTGAAAGGAGTTTTGCAATATTTCCTTGGGGTCGGTTTCTGCACAGGAGAATAGCGTGAATGCAGCTATGATCTGCGGTATAAATTTGAGCTTATTCATAATCGGGGTTGGTTATGGGATGGAAGATAGGGAATTAGGTCGTTTGGTGTTCGATAAAGGATTTTCACCACAGAGGCCACGGAGGAAATTGGAGCTGGTGGATGGTTAGTGGTCAGTGGTTTAGTAGTTAGTGGTTGAGTGGTTAGCTCGTAGTTGGTAGCTGGTAGCTCAAAGCTGGAAGCTGAAAGCACGAAGCGAATTGCGGTGGAGCTTTTGGTTTTCGGTTCTCGAGTGCACACGCTACGGCGTGGGTGTATCGAGAGAACGGGGGAGAGCGAGAATGAGAATGAGTTGTAGATGCCCCTTATACTAGCTTTGTTTCTCGCTTTGGCATACTGGGGTTTTTCTTATAGCATCGCTTCGATGGAGATGGCAGCGTTGGTTGAGTGGTTAATGGTCAATGGTCAATGGTCAATGGTAAGTGGTTAGCTCAGAGTTCGTAGCTCCTAGCTCAAAGCTGAAAGTTGGAAGCTGAAAGTACGAAGGGAATTTCGTTGGAGCTTTTGGAACTCGGTTCTCGAGTGCACACGCTTTGGCGTGGGTGTATCGAGAGGACCTAAGCAGAACGAGATTAGGTCTGAAATAATCCCAATGACACACTTTAGTGAACACAACCCTCAAAGCTAAAAGGAGGTAGCTACTTTCGGTTCTCGGTTTTACACCGAAAGAAAATTCTATCACTTGGGGCTGCCCAACAATTATACCAGTTATTTAGTACACTAGTACACGAGAAAAGTTAACCGTAAGGCCTTTTCATTCCTTCATCCTTCATCCCTTCATCCTTCATCCTTCATCCCTTCATCTTTTCATCCCTTCATCCCTTCATCCTCTCATCTCCTCATCCTTCATCCCTTCATCTCTTCACTTCCTAATCTTAACTCAAAAATCATTTCCGTGAGCCAAAAATGGCAGAGCCAATACGTACCATGGTGCTTCCACAGTTTATGGCAATTTGGTAATCCTGAGTCATTCCCATGCTCATTTCGGTTACGGCATGATCCGCTAAAGCAGGATGCTGACGAATGTGGTAGAAAACATCTTTTAAGCTGTTGAATTCGGCTTCTATTTGTGTGGTATTATTGGTATTGGTCGCCATGCCCATTACCCCGCGAATTGCAATGTGTTCGAGGTCGGGAAACCTTGGGTCGTTTAGCATTTCTATTACCTCGGCATCGTCAAACCCAAACTTACTATCCTCCTGGGCTATGTGAATTTGCAACAACACCGAAATCTCGCGGTCTATCTTCTTGGCTTGTTTGTTTATTTCTTTAAGCAGCTTAAAGGAATCTACTCCGTGGATGAGGTATACAAAAGGGGCAATGTACTTAACCTTGTTGCGCTGCAAATGTCCAATAAAATGCCAGTGGATGTCTTTAGGAAGGCTTTCTGCCTTATCTACCAATTCTTGAACGTAATTCTCTCCGAAATCTAGCTGCCCATTTTCGTAGGCTTCTAAAATGGCACTTTCCGGTTTTTTCTTGGATACCGCAATTAGCTTAACCCCCTGTGGCAGTGACTTTTTTAGACGCTTTAGATTTCCTTGAATCATATCAATTCATTTCGTAAACAGTAACCCCAGATCTCAATTTAGGTTCAATAAAAGTACTTTTTGGTGGCATGGATAATCCTGCATCCGCTACGGCCTTTAATTCTTCTACCTGAACAGGATAAAGATAAAAAGCATAGGGTATTGCGCGCTTTTTAATGATGTTTTTCACTTCAGCTACACTGAATTTTCCTCCCAAGAACTCAATTCTACTGTCGGTTCTTAAATCTTTTATGTCAAAAACAGGTTCCAAAATTTTGGTGGAAACCCAATCTGGCGAAATCGTCTCCAGCGGTGGAATTAAAGAAACCTCTTCTCTTAGTTTCAGTAGAAAGTTTTTTTCCCAACTTAAAAACAGTACTTCTTTATTGCTAGTTGGCTTTACATTGGGGCCAACTTCGGTTATTTCAAAACTCCGCTGTAGCTTTTTTAATATGTCGTTGAGGTCCGTATAAATATTGTCCTTAACCAAACGGTGGAAGGGAAGTATTTCGAGTTCGCTTTCGGGAATTAAATACGACAAGATAAAATCGAAGCCTTTGGGGTAATTGGGCTCCAATGCTCTTTTTTCCTGGGCAAGTTTAACCGACGATGCCGATCTATGGTGACCATCGGCAATATAAAGTTCTGGAATTTCACCCAAAGCTCCCGTTAGCGTTGCAATGTGTTCTGGATCATCTATCACCCATAACTGATGCCGATTTTTATCTGTGGTGCTAAAGTCGTATTCCGCTCTAGTTTCTAGGTAGATGTTTTTAACGCGCTCTATTTCTTCGTGGTCTTTATGACTCATTAGAACGGGCTCGGCGTGAAAACCAGTTGTGTCTAGATAACGCTTAAATATTTCTTCTCTCGGAGCTAGGGTGTGCTCGTGGATTTTAATGTTGCCCTCGAGGTAATCGTCAACAGCACAACATCCAACCAAACCGCAGTAACTATTTTTTCCGGAAATCTGACGATATAGGTAGAAAGCCGGTTTTTTATCCCTTTGAAAGTATCCCTTGTTTACAAACTCGTTGTATTTGTTTTTAACCGCCTGGAAACGCTCCTCGGAGTTAGGCGGAGTTTTTATACGCTCCCTATATTCTGGATTGATGATATGGATAAAAGAAAAGGGATTTTCTGAGAGTTTGGCAAACAATTCCTTTTTACCATAGGTAATGTATGATCGGGATGAAACGAGGTGGGCCTTGTCTCTTGGTGGACGTACCGCCTTAAATGGTTTAAATATCGCCATAGTTACGCTGTTGCTGCGAAATTAAAAAGAAACCCTTGCCAAAAAAGGCAATTTAGGAATTGGTTAAAGTACTAATGATTTCTTCGATTTTATCCATAGTTCGTTCTATGGCTGGATCGTATTTGTCGGTATCCTCTTTCAGCGCCCTTTTAAGCAGTTCAAGGCTTTCGATACGCAAATTGCAATAATCTAAAAGGATGGAATTTCGTTCTTTTTGAAAATCATTTAGTTCCAATTGATTATTCTTTAAAAGTGCCGTTTTAGCCTGCTTAAAATGGTAAATGGCAACGTAATCTATATTGGCAACAAAAGCGTGGATGGTTTCCTTTCCCTGGTTGGGATCATTCATGAAAATAAGCGCCTGTTCTTCATGGTAGGCAAACTCTTCAATATTCTTTTGGTAGACACTTAACTCATTGGTGGTGTTTTTTAAAGCGAATGCAGAAACCACAAATAACAAGGAAAGAGAAATAGCATAAGCCACAATTTTCTGGCTTACATCATTGGGTTTTTTCAAAGTGGGATAAAAGCAAAATCCTAGCACCAGCCCAGCGATTAATCCACCTATATG
The window above is part of the Luteibaculum oceani genome. Proteins encoded here:
- a CDS encoding DUF1015 domain-containing protein, which translates into the protein MAIFKPFKAVRPPRDKAHLVSSRSYITYGKKELFAKLSENPFSFIHIINPEYRERIKTPPNSEERFQAVKNKYNEFVNKGYFQRDKKPAFYLYRQISGKNSYCGLVGCCAVDDYLEGNIKIHEHTLAPREEIFKRYLDTTGFHAEPVLMSHKDHEEIERVKNIYLETRAEYDFSTTDKNRHQLWVIDDPEHIATLTGALGEIPELYIADGHHRSASSVKLAQEKRALEPNYPKGFDFILSYLIPESELEILPFHRLVKDNIYTDLNDILKKLQRSFEITEVGPNVKPTSNKEVLFLSWEKNFLLKLREEVSLIPPLETISPDWVSTKILEPVFDIKDLRTDSRIEFLGGKFSVAEVKNIIKKRAIPYAFYLYPVQVEELKAVADAGLSMPPKSTFIEPKLRSGVTVYEMN
- a CDS encoding TlpA family protein disulfide reductase is translated as MNKLKFIPQIIAAFTLFSCAETDPKEILQNSFQKCQSIQAGTYEMVEYVKFMSQSDTNKFEYDCVFKKLKDDSLYSSAFHYTKSFENGNTWDVMYTGNEFVSYFGDKDTGIIMNKQQWAEDIIKFRHNHTFYEPFTERNSYPIPHDSILKNPRKTFQLVGETVINGRECYQIRVTTKPENDTTDSFQFLRIEQDFWISKKDFIPLAYADAIDGEMDGDTMYQYNRKELLNYSINDSSKIKAISPAALPSHVYLKDYQPYKSPPLLANNTPAPNFTLISIDGDSISLDDYKGKVVLLDFFYKSCHPCMKALPLLNDLHHKYAEKGLVILGINPFDDIKNDDMRNFLTKREVKHLSLFGANKVAAQYNVSAYPTFYLIDKTGKITYQQSGYGQVIDQELEDTIKERL
- a CDS encoding YggS family pyridoxal phosphate-dependent enzyme; translated protein: MIQGNLKRLKKSLPQGVKLIAVSKKKPESAILEAYENGQLDFGENYVQELVDKAESLPKDIHWHFIGHLQRNKVKYIAPFVYLIHGVDSFKLLKEINKQAKKIDREISVLLQIHIAQEDSKFGFDDAEVIEMLNDPRFPDLEHIAIRGVMGMATNTNNTTQIEAEFNSLKDVFYHIRQHPALADHAVTEMSMGMTQDYQIAINCGSTMVRIGSAIFGSRK
- a CDS encoding (deoxy)nucleoside triphosphate pyrophosphohydrolase codes for the protein MIRVTCALIEANNKVLVVQRSENMSLPNKWEFPGGKIEPNESERACIIREIKEELNIDITVLKRLSPCVYKYPKRSIQLIPFLAVHKGGELKLAEHKKFLWLQKKDLLKLNWAEADVPIVKEYLKI